One genomic segment of Arthrobacter sp. JZ12 includes these proteins:
- a CDS encoding DUF1761 domain-containing protein: MIVGSVWYAPKVFGNYWMRVAKVTPGESKDAVKPLLVTLVVSFVSAWVLAGSAAIAQEFYGGNFLANTLITALILWAGFTAARFITHDAFEGRPVGLTLLNCAHELVTFVVMALVIGLFGISAA; this comes from the coding sequence ATGATCGTGGGAAGCGTCTGGTACGCGCCGAAGGTGTTCGGGAACTACTGGATGCGGGTCGCGAAGGTGACCCCTGGTGAGTCAAAGGATGCAGTAAAGCCCCTCCTTGTCACGCTGGTGGTCAGCTTCGTCAGCGCATGGGTGCTCGCCGGAAGCGCGGCCATCGCCCAGGAGTTCTACGGCGGCAACTTCCTCGCCAACACGCTCATCACCGCGTTGATCCTGTGGGCAGGTTTCACCGCCGCACGCTTCATCACGCACGACGCATTCGAGGGACGCCCGGTTGGCCTGACACTCCTCAACTGCGCGCACGAGTTGGTGACCTTTGTGGTGATGGCCTTGGTCATCGGCCTGTTCGGAATCAGCGCCGCCTGA
- a CDS encoding DMT family transporter, with the protein MRSGSTMGLWIALTSAAAFGLSGPFAKSLLEIGWSPGAAVGVRIGGGALVLLIPVLLGLRGRWRTLRRNWLTLAIYGATAIALCQFFYFSAVQRMSVGVSLLLEYIAPVLIVGWLWLRTKRTPSTFTIVGSVIAMVGLMLVLDLSGDQRLDPLGVVFGLAAAVCVGVFFVMSAKADDDLPPLIMAGAGMVVGAVVILILGVVGVMPFAFEFRNVHLAGWQTHWMVPILGLVLVSTAFSYVTGIFAARSLGSKVASFAGLTEVMFAVLWAWLLLDELPSGIQLLGGSLIVVGVILVRIDEGRRRTGAADPLDQPNVVEPLPSGPGS; encoded by the coding sequence ATGAGAAGCGGCAGCACCATGGGATTGTGGATTGCTTTGACGTCGGCGGCCGCCTTCGGCCTGTCCGGGCCCTTTGCCAAATCCCTCCTGGAGATCGGGTGGAGCCCGGGAGCCGCCGTCGGCGTCCGGATCGGCGGCGGCGCCCTGGTGCTTCTGATCCCCGTGCTGCTGGGCCTGCGCGGTCGGTGGAGAACCCTCCGCCGCAACTGGCTGACCCTGGCCATCTACGGGGCAACAGCCATCGCGCTGTGCCAGTTCTTCTATTTCAGCGCCGTGCAAAGAATGTCCGTCGGGGTGTCCCTGCTGCTTGAGTACATTGCTCCCGTGCTTATTGTCGGCTGGCTCTGGCTGCGCACCAAGAGGACCCCGAGCACGTTCACGATCGTCGGGTCCGTCATCGCAATGGTCGGGCTGATGCTGGTCCTTGATCTCAGCGGTGACCAGCGGCTTGATCCACTTGGCGTGGTTTTCGGACTTGCAGCCGCTGTGTGCGTTGGAGTGTTCTTCGTGATGTCCGCGAAGGCGGACGATGACCTGCCACCTCTGATCATGGCGGGCGCGGGCATGGTGGTCGGCGCGGTTGTCATCCTGATTCTCGGCGTCGTCGGGGTGATGCCGTTCGCTTTCGAATTCCGTAATGTCCACCTGGCCGGCTGGCAGACGCACTGGATGGTTCCGATCCTTGGCCTGGTCCTCGTCTCGACGGCCTTCTCCTACGTCACCGGAATCTTCGCAGCGCGCAGCCTGGGCTCGAAGGTTGCCTCATTCGCCGGGCTAACTGAAGTGATGTTTGCGGTCCTGTGGGCCTGGCTGCTTCTCGACGAACTGCCCTCCGGGATCCAACTCCTGGGCGGTTCGCTGATCGTCGTGGGAGTCATCCTGGTCCGGATCGACGAGGGACGCCGGCGAACCGGTGCGGCTGACCCGCTCGACCAGCCCAACGTCGTCGAGCCCCTGCCGTCCGGCCCAGGCTCCTGA
- a CDS encoding HhH-GPD-type base excision DNA repair protein: MAPNVNITADPEADQLLSEDPLALLLGMLLDQQVAMETAFAGPAKIKNRLGGFDAGLIAGYDADAFIELCRTPPAVHRYPGNMAARIQALCRAIVQDWNSNASDIWTAGEPDGPEVLRRLKALPGFGEQKAKIFLALLGKRYGFTGNGWRESAGAYGEEGSYRSVADITDPESLAKVRETKRAAKAAAKENKR; the protein is encoded by the coding sequence ATGGCGCCGAACGTAAACATCACCGCAGATCCCGAAGCAGACCAGCTCCTGTCCGAAGATCCGCTCGCACTTCTGCTCGGAATGCTTCTGGACCAGCAGGTGGCCATGGAGACCGCCTTTGCCGGGCCGGCCAAGATCAAGAACCGTCTTGGCGGGTTTGATGCCGGGCTGATCGCCGGGTACGACGCCGATGCCTTCATTGAGCTCTGCCGTACACCGCCCGCTGTGCACCGGTATCCCGGAAACATGGCCGCCCGCATCCAGGCGCTCTGTCGAGCGATTGTCCAGGACTGGAACTCGAATGCATCGGACATCTGGACCGCCGGTGAGCCGGACGGGCCGGAGGTGCTGCGCAGGCTGAAGGCCCTTCCCGGTTTCGGGGAGCAGAAAGCGAAGATCTTCCTCGCCCTGCTTGGCAAGAGATACGGCTTCACGGGTAACGGCTGGCGTGAGTCAGCCGGCGCTTACGGGGAGGAGGGCAGCTACCGATCGGTGGCTGACATCACCGACCCTGAATCTTTGGCCAAGGTGCGGGAAACCAAGCGGGCGGCGAAAGCTGCCGCCAAGGAGAACAAGCGCTGA